GGCAACATGATCTTCTCCTCGGGCATCGCCGGCATGGACCCCGCCACCAGCACGATTCCGCCCGAGCCGGAGCGCCAGGCGCAGTTCATGTTCCAGAACCTGCGCACGCTGCTCGCGGCCGGCGGCGCCACGCCCGCCGACGTAGCGCACCTGACCGTCTTCCTCAAGGACAACCAGTACCGCCAGGCGCTCAACGCCGAGTGGCTGAAGATGTTCCCGGACGAGCACGACCGGCCGGCGCGGCACACCCTGCTCTACGACCTGGCCGGCGGCATGCTGATGCAGTGCGAAGTCGTGGCCGTGCTCGGCTAGCACGGCGCTTCATGCATTTCCCTGGAGGAGCAGCCATGATCATCGACGTTCACGCCCACGTCGTCGCGCCGCCCGAGCTGTACGCCTACGGCCTGCAACTGAACTCCAGCGGCGGCCACCACGGCAGGGGCAACCCCAACATCAGCGACGAGGCGCTGGAGAAGTCGGCGCAGTCCAACATCGCCACGATGGATTCGGTCGGCACCGACGTGCAGTTCATCTCGCCGCGACCCTTCCAGATGCAGCACAGCATGAAACCCGGCAAGCTGGTGCACTATTGGCTGGAGGCGATCAACACCACGATCGGGCGCGAGGTGAAGGCACACCCGGATCGCTTCGGCGGCATGT
This is a stretch of genomic DNA from Dehalococcoidia bacterium. It encodes these proteins:
- a CDS encoding RidA family protein — its product is GNMIFSSGIAGMDPATSTIPPEPERQAQFMFQNLRTLLAAGGATPADVAHLTVFLKDNQYRQALNAEWLKMFPDEHDRPARHTLLYDLAGGMLMQCEVVAVLG